A genomic stretch from Microplitis mediator isolate UGA2020A chromosome 10, iyMicMedi2.1, whole genome shotgun sequence includes:
- the LOC130676508 gene encoding dynein light chain Tctex-type protein 2B-like, with translation MSKTSDKQKTTLTPDSESSSDKLLKNKKDSNNEVLNDDDERSQPSYQISPQLLDKFKPQVVKEIIHDVLHDQLSTKVYSVQDANKWGKEISDIIKNKVKELKFKEYKYVVNVVLGEQRGAGVKIGTRCLWDAEADDYAHGNFINESLFCVVCVYAVFLY, from the exons atgagTAAAACCAgtgataaacaaaaaacaacTTTGACTCCTGACAGTGAGAGTTCatcagataaattattaaaaaataaaaaagacagCAATAATGAAGTTTTAAATGACGATGATGAACGATCGCAACCTTCGTATCAAATCAGTCCTCAACTTCTTGACAA gtTCAAACCGCAAGtagtaaaagaaataattcatGATGTATTACATGATCAATTATCAACAAAAGTTTACAGTGTCCAGGATGCTAATAAGTGGGGTAAAGAAATATcggatattattaaaaataaagttaaag aattaaaatttaaagagtaCAAATATGTTGTCAATGTTGTCTTGGGTGAACAAAGAGGAGCTGGTGTTAAAATAGGCACCAGGTGTCTGTGGGATGCCGAAGCTGATGATTATGCtcatggaaattttattaat gaatcATTGTTTTGTGTAGTTTGCGTATACGCCGTATTTCTTTACTAG
- the LOC130676504 gene encoding uncharacterized protein LOC130676504 — MSDAESSKSNDRSNSVPLNLEVFATNQELIERVTQEIHSPWKWIPIIMYLTSAMLGYAASILFYLFWEHVFGGNCPLWASVEPPVHVRSMRSMDGSLVNGNNNNNGDFNDDWRSKVIITFLHKGHCQYFHFICLCSCSFGIIWCMLFAKCASGIFGAQWLILPPVLIFQIIFTIVIYLSVYDYYHGYDSMTAGLKIVAAKYMNLTELVKFTNDCELVSYYLEIHKFYSHNLCDTQGNLEFTITLMAWSWVAGLSFLILRVIVVNDFRLLRTVVYKIHKSEISLNENETLEEINFIRSDARARRKNRKKSKKLTFLFAQT, encoded by the exons atgtctgaTGCCGAATCAAGTAAATCTAATGATCGATCAAACTCAGTACCTCTTAATCTAGAAGTATTTGCCACAAATCAGGAACTAATTGAAAGAGTAACCCAAGAAATTCACTCACCATGGAAATGGATCCCTATAATCATGTATTTGACATCTGCGATGCTAGGATATGCcgcatctattttattttatttattttgg GAACATGTTTTTGGAGGCAACTGTCCACTATGGGCTTCAGTAGAGCCTCCGGTGCACGTAAGAAGTATGAGAAGCATGGACGGTTCATTAGTAAAtggcaacaataataataatggagaTTTTAATGATGATTGGAGGTCTaaagtaataataacatttcTGCACAAGGGACAttgtcaatattttcattttatttgtttatgcTCATGCTCATTTGGTATTATTTGGTGCATGTTATTTGCTAAATGCGCTTCAGGAAT ATTTGGAGCTCAATGGCTGATACTACCGccagttttaatatttcaaattatttttacaatcgtAATTTATCTGTCTgtttatgattattatcatGGATATGACAGTATGACTGCAGGTTTAAAAATAGTTGCCGCTAAATATATGAATCTCACTGaattagttaaatttaccaa TGATTGTGAATTAGTAAGTTATTACTTagaaatacataaattttactctCATAATTTATGTGATACTCAAGGAAATTTAGAG tttacgATAACGTTGATGGCTTGGAGCTGGGTAGCGGGCTTGTCTTTCTTGATACTCCGTGTCATTGTCGTAAATGACTTCAGGCTGCTAAGAACAGTAGTTTACAAAATCCATAAgagtgaaatttcactgaatgaaaatgaaactcttgaggaaattaattttatacgaTCTGATGCACGAGCGAGAAGAAAGAATCGTAAGAAGTCTAAGAAACTGACATTTTTGTTTGCtcaaacataa
- the LOC130675716 gene encoding uncharacterized protein LOC130675716 codes for MSTFRSYVSVKSDSSLEDLDFNFEHSDEEIGSLVASDNNLFDSNFYIDDDEEEIKKKKSSGSEVEGGDEKINENDFDSLAGKEITDDDFEKKSDSFKSEDGKVEEDKKQRHESLVSEERLNLIGQVKKLWEERKYEAVLNEFEVVKISLESSNRTLIDVTEDFKNLYNAREIEFDKSFQEFRARFFEIGECLKTKENKLSCVNKKIGRLLNKIQSRMENLKETRIVLFKLKITYKKINDQLCRINILGEGYTVTEYENLSMIKNSNVEILHKRERKIDKHHDKCVSTINMLSQVKEQSSSLDDDLEKFKKECKELECSKNKLQDEFNKLRREKEAKRKKILLLQRNLFSMNPELVKEISDRGIEYARLRSRIKNLQESDDS; via the exons ATGTCTACTTTTCGATCGTATGTGTCAGTTAAATCTGACAGTTCATTAGAAGActtagattttaattttgaacatAGCGACGAAGAAATTGGAAGTTTGGTTGCgtctgataataatttatttgattcaaatttttatatcgaTGACGACGAAGAAGAAATtaaaa aaaaaaaatctagtggTTCAGAAGTTGAAGGTggagatgaaaaaataaatgaaaatgattTTGATTCTTTGGCAGGTAAAGAAATTACTGATgacgattttgaaaaaaaatctgatagTTTTAAGTCGGAAGATGGAAAAGTTGAGGAAGATAAGAAGCAGAGACACGAGTCATTAGTCAGCGAAGagagattaaatttaataggtcaagtaaaaaaattgtgggAAGAACGCAA GTACGAAGCTGTTTTAAATGAATTCGAAGTTGTCAAAATTTCTTTAGAGAGCAGCAATAGAACTCTAATTGACGTCActgaagattttaaaaatttgtataatgCGCGGGAAATAGAATTTGATAAATCATTTCAAGAATTCCGCGCCCGCTTTTTTGAAATCGGCGAGTGTTTGAAGaccaaagaaaataaattgtcgtgcgttaacaaaaaaatcggCAGGctgttgaataaaattcagagccgtatggaaaatttaaaagaaacgcGGATTGTTTTATTCAAACtgaaaattacttataaaaaaataaatgatcagCTTTGTAGAATAAATATTCTGGGCGAAGGTTACACTGTGACggagtatgaaaatttatcgatgattaaaaattcaaatgtggAAATTTTACATAAACGAGAGAGAAAAATAGATAAACATCATGATAAATGTGTGTCAACAATTAAC ATGTTATCGCAAGTCAAAGAACAATCCAGTAGCCTAGATGATGacttggaaaaatttaaaaaagagtgCAAAGAGTTAGaatgtagtaaaaataaattacaagatgaatttaataaactaagaCGAGAAAAAGAagcgaaaagaaaaaaaattttattattgcagCGGAATCTTTTCTCCATGAATCCGGAGTTGGTTAAAGAAATATCGGATCGGGGGATCGAATACGCGAGACTTAGAtctaggattaaaaatttacaagaaaGTGATGATtcataa